From Thalassotalea euphylliae, the proteins below share one genomic window:
- a CDS encoding DUF4124 domain-containing protein, which produces MYKFIATLCLILLTLTGNAQDTTVYRWVDNNNIVHFSHEHPTDKDYAQINVQVAYTPARPEAENSAFVDQWLAERAAEKAAASAQQQARQRAELISQNCRAAQLNLKMLGGFERILFNAPDGSSRLLSPEEKQAQLLLNQKNVEIYCDDDESSSKR; this is translated from the coding sequence ATGTATAAGTTCATTGCAACACTGTGCTTGATATTGTTAACACTAACGGGGAACGCACAAGACACAACCGTATATCGCTGGGTTGATAATAATAATATTGTTCACTTTAGCCACGAGCACCCTACAGATAAAGACTACGCCCAGATCAATGTACAGGTAGCTTATACTCCCGCGCGGCCAGAGGCTGAAAACAGCGCTTTTGTCGATCAGTGGTTAGCTGAGCGCGCCGCCGAAAAAGCTGCAGCATCAGCCCAGCAACAAGCGCGACAACGCGCTGAACTCATCAGCCAAAACTGTCGTGCTGCGCAACTAAACTTGAAAATGTTAGGTGGCTTTGAGCGCATTCTGTTTAACGCGCCAGACGGCAGTTCACGCCTATTGAGTCCGGAAGAGAAACAAGCGCAGTTGCTGCTCAATCAAAAAAACGTTGAAATCTACTGTGATGACGACGAAAGCTCATCGAAAAGATAA
- the pssA gene encoding CDP-diacylglycerol--serine O-phosphatidyltransferase has translation MSTSNANANQSRGIYLLPNLLTTAGLFSGFYAVVSSMNGHFEAAAVAIFVAMIFDGLDGRVARITNTQSEFGAEYDSMADMVSFGIAPGLVTYNWALSGMGKFGWLAAFVFVAGAALRLARFNTQVGVADKRYFQGLASPAAAGVIASIVWVGTEYQVNGQDYGFAMGILTIITGLLMVSNFRYNSFKEVDWKGKVSFIVVLLIVLVFVVVASSPAELLMAIFVLYACSGPVTTVRSVKKLKLEHVVGDDDNDADFSARHETVSSENKDTASQAGTERKSEK, from the coding sequence ATGAGTACGTCAAACGCTAACGCAAACCAAAGCCGAGGTATTTATTTGTTACCTAACTTGCTAACCACAGCAGGCTTGTTTTCTGGGTTTTACGCCGTTGTTTCATCGATGAACGGTCACTTTGAGGCTGCTGCAGTCGCTATTTTTGTTGCAATGATATTCGACGGCTTAGACGGGCGAGTTGCGCGCATTACCAATACGCAAAGTGAGTTTGGCGCTGAATATGACAGCATGGCGGATATGGTGTCTTTTGGTATTGCGCCCGGGTTGGTAACCTATAATTGGGCATTGTCCGGTATGGGGAAATTTGGTTGGTTAGCGGCGTTTGTCTTTGTTGCAGGTGCCGCGCTTAGGCTCGCGCGTTTTAATACGCAAGTAGGTGTTGCCGACAAGCGTTATTTTCAAGGCTTAGCAAGCCCTGCTGCGGCGGGCGTGATAGCAAGTATTGTTTGGGTTGGTACTGAGTATCAAGTCAATGGCCAAGATTACGGCTTCGCGATGGGGATTTTAACCATCATCACCGGGCTATTGATGGTCAGTAACTTTAGGTATAACAGCTTTAAAGAAGTTGACTGGAAAGGCAAAGTTAGCTTTATTGTTGTGCTGTTGATTGTGCTGGTATTTGTCGTTGTCGCTTCTAGCCCAGCTGAACTCTTAATGGCCATTTTTGTGCTTTACGCTTGCTCTGGCCCCGTGACAACGGTGCGCTCAGTAAAAAAACTAAAATTAGAGCACGTTGTCGGTGACGACGATAACGACGCAGACTTTTCTGCGCGCCACGAGACCGTGTCTTCAGAAAATAAAGATACAGCTTCACAAGCGGGGACAGAGCGCAAATCGGAAAAATAG
- the flgN gene encoding flagellar export chaperone FlgN, whose translation MTASASQQLLNKQLEQLQSLLQLLADEKVLLTQRDPEALNALTQQKQTLLLAIESLDANIGQNPQFLADKQQGLLAEPLQQIESTLAECQALNQVNGQIIAHSQLAVERMKTTLLERHNRSSMTYDNKGKKHAGLSSLNVKA comes from the coding sequence ATGACTGCTAGTGCATCTCAACAACTGCTGAATAAGCAATTAGAGCAACTCCAATCCTTACTGCAACTCTTAGCGGACGAAAAGGTATTGTTGACGCAGCGAGATCCTGAAGCATTGAATGCCCTTACCCAGCAAAAGCAAACCCTGCTTTTAGCGATAGAAAGCTTAGACGCGAACATTGGCCAAAATCCACAATTCCTGGCTGATAAACAACAAGGATTATTAGCAGAGCCACTGCAACAAATTGAATCAACCTTGGCTGAATGCCAAGCGCTAAACCAAGTTAACGGCCAAATTATTGCTCATTCACAACTCGCCGTTGAACGCATGAAAACAACGCTATTAGAGCGCCATAATCGCTCTTCGATGACTTACGATAACAAAGGTAAAAAACACGCAGGGTTAAGTAGCCTTAACGTTAAAGCCTAA
- the flgM gene encoding flagellar biosynthesis anti-sigma factor FlgM, which yields MAININNLNNNNQVSRTVQQQQSEVKTQVDQKASNSSQATKVSQDSVSLTPQARQLSDIQKKNGDAPTVNQKKVDQLKEAIQSGAYKVDAQKLADSIAKFEFDLL from the coding sequence ATGGCTATTAATATCAACAACTTGAATAATAACAATCAAGTTAGTCGAACGGTTCAGCAACAACAAAGTGAAGTAAAGACACAAGTCGATCAAAAGGCGAGCAATTCATCTCAAGCGACGAAAGTTAGCCAAGACTCGGTGTCACTAACACCACAAGCGAGACAATTGAGCGACATCCAGAAGAAAAACGGAGATGCGCCAACGGTGAACCAAAAGAAAGTTGACCAATTAAAAGAAGCGATTCAATCAGGTGCTTATAAGGTTGATGCGCAAAAATTAGCGGACAGCATCGCTAAATTCGAGTTTGATTTACTGTAG
- the flgA gene encoding flagellar basal body P-ring formation chaperone FlgA has product MSKFKVFFAILTLAYQLQSQVFATSFDREFVEQLAQQAVRDSFSGVANRKISVSAAKLDPRIVIKSCDQNLQANIPDINNSRNVNVKITCEGSTPWNLYVPVKVAVNAPVVVAKFAIDRGSMLTPDNIHVAYVDEKRLRGEAIANPNSLYGAKAKRNIVKGKSISPNHVCSVCKGDSVTLIASSSSFNIKTSGTSVSNGHLGDKVRVKNNRSGKLVTGRVTGVNKVTINL; this is encoded by the coding sequence ATGAGTAAATTTAAAGTTTTTTTCGCTATTTTAACGCTGGCTTATCAGCTTCAATCGCAAGTGTTTGCAACTAGCTTTGACCGTGAATTTGTTGAACAGTTAGCTCAACAAGCCGTACGCGATAGCTTCTCCGGCGTTGCCAACCGCAAAATATCGGTAAGCGCAGCTAAACTCGATCCAAGAATCGTCATCAAATCTTGTGACCAAAATTTGCAGGCCAATATACCTGATATTAACAATAGTAGAAACGTAAATGTTAAAATAACTTGCGAAGGATCAACCCCATGGAACCTGTATGTTCCTGTGAAGGTAGCCGTTAACGCGCCTGTTGTGGTCGCCAAATTCGCCATCGACAGAGGAAGTATGCTAACACCGGACAACATCCACGTTGCTTATGTTGATGAAAAGCGATTGCGCGGTGAGGCTATCGCCAATCCAAACTCGTTGTACGGCGCAAAAGCCAAGCGCAATATTGTCAAAGGCAAAAGCATATCGCCCAATCATGTCTGTTCAGTGTGCAAAGGGGATAGCGTTACCCTGATTGCCAGTAGCAGCTCGTTTAATATTAAGACGTCAGGCACTTCTGTATCAAACGGCCACCTGGGCGATAAAGTTAGGGTTAAAAACAACCGTTCGGGTAAACTAGTTACTGGCCGCGTTACTGGCGTAAATAAAGTGACCATTAATTTATAA
- a CDS encoding chemotaxis protein gives MAGILDSVNQRTQLVGQNRLELLLFKLIGPQRFGINVFKVREVLQCPQLTSLPNQDPYIKGVAHIRGQTISVIDLSKATGGPEIPLSENCFIIIAEYNRSVQGFLVAGVERITTLSWQDIMPPPEGAGKSSYLTAVTEIEKQMVSILDVEKILNEINPVSTDLSEEVADASVGMSLGERVIMIADDSTVARNQVKRALEPLGLKMVLAKNGQDALNQLTEIAEQCSSTIEEKVALLISDIEMPEMDGYTLTAEIKNNEKMRSMPVILHTSLSGVFNNAMVEKVGAEDFIPKFHPDELATAVKKWLKIED, from the coding sequence ATGGCGGGCATTTTAGACTCGGTAAACCAACGTACTCAGCTAGTTGGCCAGAACCGACTCGAACTATTGCTATTCAAATTAATTGGGCCGCAACGCTTTGGTATCAACGTATTTAAAGTACGTGAAGTGCTTCAATGTCCTCAATTAACATCGCTTCCAAATCAGGATCCATACATCAAAGGGGTTGCCCATATTCGCGGCCAAACGATTTCAGTCATCGATTTGAGCAAAGCGACTGGCGGCCCTGAGATACCACTCTCGGAAAATTGCTTCATTATCATTGCTGAATACAACCGAAGTGTTCAGGGATTCCTAGTGGCTGGCGTAGAGCGCATAACGACACTGAGCTGGCAAGACATTATGCCACCACCTGAAGGGGCGGGTAAGTCGAGTTATTTGACTGCGGTAACTGAAATTGAAAAGCAAATGGTATCAATTTTAGACGTTGAAAAAATCCTTAACGAGATCAACCCTGTATCAACAGATCTCAGTGAAGAAGTTGCGGATGCGTCGGTCGGTATGAGCTTAGGCGAACGCGTTATCATGATTGCGGACGATTCAACGGTAGCGCGCAATCAAGTGAAACGCGCATTAGAGCCACTGGGATTAAAAATGGTACTGGCTAAAAATGGTCAAGACGCCTTAAACCAACTGACTGAAATTGCCGAACAATGCAGTAGTACGATTGAAGAAAAAGTTGCGCTGTTAATTTCGGATATTGAAATGCCAGAAATGGACGGCTATACCTTAACCGCTGAAATCAAAAACAATGAAAAGATGCGCTCAATGCCGGTTATTCTGCACACATCATTAAGCGGTGTATTTAACAATGCCATGGTTGAGAAGGTTGGCGCTGAAGACTTCATTCCAAAGTTTCATCCAGATGAGTTAGCCACTGCCGTTAAAAAGTGGTTGAAAATTGAAGACTGA
- a CDS encoding CheR family methyltransferase, with product MPARQLDDKSYHDFRTFLEQQCGIVLGENKQYLVKSRLAPLMTKFEVASLAELVKRTLSPMERQLRAAVIDAMTTNETLWFRDDYPFQLLKSKILPAFAGQRTPLKIWSAASSSGQEPYSIAMTVLEYLQTKPGAFPGGVQIVGTDISSTMLEHCKYAHYDGLALARGLSQERKRQFFEPGDNGMLKVKDSVRKLVSFRPLNLLNSYSLMGRFDIVFCRNVLIYFSPEIKAQILSQIHGVLNKDGYLFLGASESLSGLNQQFDMLRCNPGIVYQKQS from the coding sequence GTGCCAGCTAGACAACTAGACGATAAAAGTTATCACGACTTTCGTACGTTTTTAGAGCAACAGTGCGGTATTGTACTTGGTGAAAATAAACAGTACTTAGTAAAAAGTCGGCTTGCCCCCTTAATGACTAAGTTTGAAGTTGCCTCATTGGCTGAGCTTGTAAAGCGCACGCTTAGCCCAATGGAGCGCCAACTGAGAGCGGCTGTTATTGACGCCATGACCACCAATGAAACTTTGTGGTTTAGGGATGACTATCCATTTCAATTACTGAAAAGTAAAATTCTCCCGGCTTTTGCAGGACAGCGCACACCATTAAAAATATGGTCAGCGGCCAGCTCTTCCGGGCAAGAGCCATATTCCATTGCGATGACCGTTTTGGAGTATTTACAAACGAAACCGGGGGCTTTTCCCGGCGGCGTACAAATTGTCGGTACAGACATTTCAAGTACAATGTTAGAGCACTGTAAATACGCCCATTATGACGGTTTGGCGCTGGCAAGAGGGTTGTCCCAAGAGCGCAAGCGCCAGTTTTTTGAACCTGGCGACAATGGCATGCTAAAGGTCAAAGACTCCGTGCGTAAGCTCGTCAGCTTTCGCCCGTTAAACCTGCTTAATAGCTATAGTTTGATGGGGCGATTTGATATTGTGTTTTGCCGCAATGTACTTATTTATTTCTCGCCTGAGATTAAAGCGCAAATCCTTTCACAAATTCACGGTGTGTTAAATAAAGACGGTTATTTATTCCTTGGCGCATCTGAGTCGCTCTCCGGTTTAAATCAACAATTTGACATGCTTAGATGCAATCCCGGCATCGTCTATCAAAAACAATCATAA
- the flgB gene encoding flagellar basal body rod protein FlgB, producing the protein MAISFDKAFGIHPQGMMLRAKRAEIIASNIANADTPGYKAKGMNFQDALASAAKNQQSGMSRTHEKHFDIRSEMSSGEGFRVPDQPDTGDGNTVNVQVERNLYLENTLQYQASVQFLDSKVKGLKKALSGGQ; encoded by the coding sequence ATGGCTATTAGTTTTGACAAAGCGTTTGGCATTCACCCGCAAGGGATGATGTTGCGTGCAAAACGCGCAGAGATTATTGCGAGTAATATCGCCAATGCCGACACGCCTGGCTACAAAGCCAAGGGCATGAACTTCCAAGACGCACTTGCCAGTGCGGCAAAAAATCAACAAAGCGGCATGTCTCGCACCCATGAAAAGCACTTCGATATTCGTAGTGAAATGAGTAGTGGTGAAGGTTTTCGTGTTCCAGATCAACCAGATACGGGTGATGGCAATACGGTAAATGTACAAGTGGAACGAAACTTGTATCTGGAAAATACACTACAGTATCAAGCCAGCGTGCAATTTTTAGATTCCAAGGTTAAAGGGCTGAAAAAAGCACTGTCTGGAGGGCAATAA
- the flgC gene encoding flagellar basal body rod protein FlgC, which produces MSLFNVFDISGSGMAAQSVRLNTTASNIANADSVSSSVDQTYRARHPVFAAEMQKAAAGQEGSVGVQVLGIVESDKPLNVEYSPDHPMADKDGFIYKPNVNVMEEMTNMISASRSYQTNIQLAESAKNMVNRTLRLGQS; this is translated from the coding sequence ATGAGCTTATTTAATGTATTTGATATCAGTGGCTCAGGCATGGCGGCACAATCGGTAAGATTGAACACCACAGCCAGTAATATTGCCAATGCCGACAGTGTTAGCAGTAGCGTAGATCAAACGTATCGCGCTCGGCATCCGGTCTTTGCCGCCGAGATGCAAAAAGCTGCCGCTGGGCAAGAAGGTTCGGTTGGGGTACAAGTGCTTGGTATTGTAGAAAGTGATAAACCGTTGAACGTTGAATATTCGCCAGATCACCCAATGGCAGACAAAGACGGTTTTATCTACAAACCGAATGTGAACGTAATGGAAGAAATGACCAATATGATTTCTGCCTCACGTTCATATCAAACCAATATTCAATTGGCGGAGTCTGCCAAGAATATGGTGAACAGAACCTTGAGATTAGGCCAAAGCTAA
- a CDS encoding flagellar hook assembly protein FlgD, with protein MDSVSGSSGLDGLRWQRETGVPEADENNGMLTQEDFFALMTQELAHQDPTKPVENNEMISQMTAFSTTDGVSRLNDSFGEFANTMSSSQALQASSLVGRSVLVEDNIFGMATGEQPKGKIITDKPASNVNIYVENTAGEIIQTVPVGKVGAGESSFTWDGMTSTGELAPEGAYRFRVAGLVDGQASELQAMTYRKVDSVTLAGAGGNIVLNLNGGSTMNLSDVVEVTQG; from the coding sequence ATGGATTCAGTAAGTGGCAGCAGCGGTTTAGACGGTCTTCGCTGGCAACGTGAAACTGGGGTACCGGAAGCCGATGAAAACAACGGCATGTTAACCCAAGAAGATTTCTTTGCCTTGATGACTCAAGAGCTTGCTCATCAGGACCCTACCAAGCCTGTAGAGAACAACGAAATGATTTCTCAAATGACGGCGTTTTCAACCACCGACGGTGTCTCTCGCCTTAATGATTCATTCGGTGAATTTGCTAATACCATGTCATCAAGCCAAGCGCTGCAAGCTTCCTCACTAGTTGGCCGTAGCGTATTGGTTGAAGACAACATCTTTGGTATGGCAACAGGGGAACAGCCCAAGGGCAAAATTATAACCGACAAGCCAGCCAGTAATGTCAACATCTATGTTGAGAATACCGCCGGTGAGATTATCCAAACCGTGCCGGTTGGTAAAGTGGGTGCAGGTGAGTCTTCCTTCACATGGGACGGTATGACTTCAACTGGCGAGCTTGCACCTGAAGGCGCATATCGTTTTCGAGTGGCCGGTTTAGTTGATGGTCAAGCGTCTGAATTACAGGCCATGACCTATCGAAAAGTAGACAGTGTGACGCTAGCAGGGGCTGGCGGCAATATAGTGTTGAACCTCAATGGTGGTTCAACAATGAATTTATCGGATGTTGTTGAAGTAACTCAAGGCTAG
- the flgE gene encoding flagellar hook protein FlgE: MTFNVALSGLNAAQKDLDVTSNNIANVNTTGFKESRAEFVDVFATSLLAAGNTKAGDGVLTSEVAQQFSQGSIRFTNNALDLAITGNGFFATVPELSSLERSYTRAGEFKLNADNFVVNSQGGHLLGFPVNSDGSSSSVALSTASPIQIPTASGSPMQSREIDIRMNLPAGDPVIAAAFDITDPLTYNHSTSVTVFDSLGDSHVMTYYFKKSAANEWDVYTAVDGQQVNIADTGTGAGSDNTQPNNVVPTGAGIPTGAARMYFSAGGEFKGQYPNVLTTAPLGAGILTNGADPQQTLTIDFNLDTTGGNPNEPTQYAAGFEVTSLEQDGLAVGRLTGLDIDDDGLIRATYSNGTSEPLARVALVNFANNQGLTQVGGTSWKESLTSGEALAGEAGSGTFGTINSSALEQSNVNLTAELIDLISAQRNFQANSRSLEVDNQLNQTILQIR; the protein is encoded by the coding sequence ATGACTTTTAATGTCGCACTCAGTGGCTTGAACGCTGCCCAAAAAGATTTAGATGTAACATCAAACAACATTGCAAACGTTAACACCACAGGTTTTAAAGAGTCGCGCGCAGAATTTGTTGATGTCTTTGCAACATCACTACTTGCTGCCGGTAATACAAAAGCGGGTGACGGTGTATTAACATCGGAAGTCGCGCAGCAATTTTCCCAGGGGAGTATCCGATTTACCAATAACGCCCTTGATTTGGCGATTACAGGGAATGGCTTTTTTGCCACAGTACCGGAACTAAGCAGCCTAGAGCGCTCTTACACGCGAGCCGGTGAATTTAAGTTAAATGCCGATAACTTTGTGGTTAACTCGCAAGGTGGCCATTTGTTAGGCTTCCCAGTAAACAGTGATGGCTCGTCATCATCTGTAGCGCTCAGTACCGCATCACCGATCCAAATTCCAACGGCGTCTGGTTCCCCTATGCAAAGTCGTGAAATTGATATTCGTATGAACTTACCCGCTGGTGACCCAGTGATTGCCGCGGCATTTGATATTACCGACCCGCTAACCTACAACCACTCTACCTCGGTTACTGTCTTTGATAGTTTAGGTGATAGCCATGTGATGACCTACTACTTTAAAAAATCGGCGGCGAATGAGTGGGATGTTTATACGGCCGTTGATGGCCAGCAAGTAAATATTGCTGATACAGGTACTGGTGCTGGTTCTGATAACACGCAACCAAATAATGTGGTTCCAACTGGCGCTGGTATACCGACGGGCGCCGCACGTATGTATTTTTCTGCTGGTGGTGAGTTTAAAGGTCAATACCCTAATGTTCTAACAACAGCTCCATTGGGCGCGGGTATTTTGACTAATGGTGCTGATCCACAACAAACTCTTACGATTGACTTTAACTTGGACACTACGGGGGGGAACCCAAATGAACCAACGCAATATGCTGCGGGTTTTGAGGTCACCTCACTTGAGCAAGACGGTCTAGCGGTGGGTCGATTAACTGGGCTTGATATTGATGACGATGGTTTAATTCGTGCCACTTATTCCAATGGTACGTCTGAGCCACTAGCACGGGTGGCTCTGGTAAACTTTGCGAATAACCAAGGGTTAACGCAGGTCGGTGGTACGTCGTGGAAAGAAAGTTTAACCTCCGGTGAAGCGCTCGCTGGTGAAGCAGGTTCAGGTACTTTTGGTACCATTAACTCATCGGCTCTTGAACAGTCAAACGTAAACTTAACCGCCGAGCTTATCGATTTGATTTCCGCGCAGCGTAACTTCCAAGCGAACTCGCGATCGCTTGAAGTGGATAACCAATTGAACCAGACTATATTACAGATCCGATAG
- the flgF gene encoding flagellar basal-body rod protein FlgF, producing the protein MDKMLYIAMSGAKQNMHALAVTANNLANAKTTGFKADLAQARTMQAFGEGLPTRVFSMTERASQNFGGGSMLTTGRDLDVAIQGDGWLAVQTPEGDEAYTRAGQLRLTETGALETTNGDVLVGDGGPIVLPLPLDNIYISDDGTIMFQPVGAPANQQEAAGRIKMVNPDVRDIEKGNDGLFRRKDGEIEPADATVMLSSGMLESSNVNPVNEMTDMIALQRQFEMQLKLMKTAEEIDSASSSLLRAF; encoded by the coding sequence ATGGATAAAATGCTCTATATCGCAATGAGTGGTGCCAAGCAGAATATGCACGCACTTGCGGTAACCGCCAATAACCTAGCTAACGCCAAAACCACGGGGTTTAAAGCGGATTTAGCGCAAGCTAGAACCATGCAGGCCTTTGGTGAAGGGTTACCGACGCGTGTGTTCTCGATGACTGAACGCGCCAGCCAAAATTTTGGCGGCGGCTCTATGCTCACTACCGGGCGCGATCTAGACGTTGCGATTCAAGGCGATGGTTGGTTGGCCGTGCAAACACCAGAAGGTGATGAAGCTTACACCAGAGCAGGGCAACTTAGGTTAACCGAAACCGGCGCTTTGGAAACCACAAACGGTGATGTACTTGTCGGCGATGGTGGTCCTATCGTTTTGCCATTGCCTTTGGATAATATTTATATTTCAGATGATGGCACCATTATGTTTCAACCTGTTGGTGCGCCGGCTAATCAGCAAGAAGCGGCCGGTAGAATCAAAATGGTGAACCCAGATGTTCGTGATATTGAAAAGGGCAATGACGGCCTGTTTCGTCGCAAAGACGGCGAAATTGAGCCCGCTGATGCTACCGTCATGCTCAGCAGCGGTATGCTGGAGTCAAGTAACGTTAACCCTGTCAATGAGATGACGGACATGATCGCGCTGCAACGTCAATTTGAAATGCAGTTGAAACTAATGAAAACAGCAGAAGAAATTGACTCAGCAAGTTCTTCGTTACTGCGTGCTTTCTAA
- the flgG gene encoding flagellar basal-body rod protein FlgG has protein sequence MNPALWISKTGLDAQTKDIAVISNNLANASTVGFKKSRAVFEDLLYQTINQPGGRSAQDTEMPSGLMLGAGAKVVATQKIHTQGDMITTDNSLDLMIQGEGFFEVLLPDGTSSYTRNGQFTMDEEGNVVTPGAGYLLQPQITVPDDALEIIVSQDGEVSVRLQGQADNAVVGQINTVNFINPTGLEPIGQNLFTETAVSGAPTQGVPGLEGYGMIVQGALETSNVNTTEELVNLIESQRVYEMNSKVISAVDQMLSYLNQQL, from the coding sequence ATGAACCCAGCATTGTGGATTAGTAAAACTGGCTTAGATGCGCAAACGAAAGATATTGCTGTTATCTCCAATAACCTGGCAAACGCCAGTACGGTTGGTTTTAAGAAAAGTCGCGCGGTATTTGAAGACTTGTTGTACCAAACCATTAACCAGCCAGGTGGTCGCAGCGCGCAAGACACAGAAATGCCGTCAGGCTTAATGCTTGGTGCAGGTGCCAAAGTAGTGGCAACACAAAAAATTCATACCCAAGGGGATATGATCACTACCGATAACTCGCTTGATTTAATGATCCAAGGTGAGGGCTTCTTTGAAGTACTGTTACCTGATGGCACTTCGTCATACACCCGTAATGGTCAATTTACCATGGATGAAGAAGGCAATGTGGTAACGCCAGGTGCAGGTTATTTATTACAGCCGCAAATTACCGTACCCGATGACGCACTTGAGATTATTGTCTCTCAAGATGGTGAAGTGTCGGTGCGCTTGCAAGGTCAAGCCGATAATGCCGTGGTTGGGCAAATTAACACCGTTAACTTTATCAACCCGACCGGCTTAGAGCCAATTGGTCAAAACTTATTTACTGAGACAGCGGTCAGTGGTGCGCCAACTCAAGGCGTTCCGGGCTTAGAAGGCTACGGTATGATAGTGCAGGGCGCACTTGAAACATCCAATGTTAACACTACGGAAGAGTTGGTTAATTTGATCGAAAGTCAGCGAGTTTATGAGATGAACTCAAAGGTTATCTCTGCGGTTGATCAAATGCTGAGCTACCTGAATCAGCAACTTTAG